From the Trifolium pratense cultivar HEN17-A07 linkage group LG4, ARS_RC_1.1, whole genome shotgun sequence genome, the window GGCACCTGAATCAATCAAGGTCCTCACTTGTCTTTCCCCTACTCTCACCCACACCTTGAAGGACTTGTTGGAAGTGAACCCTTCTCTGCTGTGTAATGACAACTGTAGGTTTTTTAACTCCCTTACTGGCTCTTCCTCTCCACTCTCCTCTGCTATCAACTCCTTCTCTTCCTCACTACTCCAATCACATAGCCTCAAACTCATATGTTTGAACTTGCAAGTGTGATCTCTGCCCCATTTATCTCCACACTTGAAACACAGTCCTTTCTTATGCCTTTCTTCCAACTCTGCCGAACTCAACCACTTGCCTTTGAATTTATCTCCACCTACTGCCCCCCTCTTATCACTATCTCTCTTGGCTCCTCCAAAATCACCAGGGTCTCTAAACTTTACTGCACCGCCTCTATCCTTCCATTCCCCCTTCTCCTTTCCTCCAGCTCCTCGTTTCATCAAAGCATCATTCTTTTCCTCCAACAACAGGGCACGATCCATAATTTCTGCCAAGTCTCGACAATCATAGAGCTTCAACTCAGCttgaatttcttcttttaaccCATTTAAAAATATGCTATCCAACAtcactctctcttctcttcttacTGGAGCTACCAACGTTTCAAATTGCTCTCTAAACTCCATAACTGTCCCCTTTTGTTTCAGATTTAACAATGGACCAAGTGGGTTTTGAAGAATTCCTGGTTGGAATCTTCTAATCAGCGAGAGTTTAAACTCATCCCAAGtccttgatgcagtttgttctTCCCACCACACAAACCAATTTAAGGCCTTATCCTCTAAGGCGATCACAGCTGCATCTAACTTATCACGAACGCGTACTTCATTCAAACGAAAATACCGTTCAATACGAACCAACCACCCATAAGCATCATCCCCTTTGAATATCGGGATCTCTAGCTTACGTCGGTGTCCCTGGTACCTGGGAAAACGAGGACGCGATTCTCTCGATACCATGCTACCGTCACTTCTATCGTCATCCTCTGTAGGCGACAGTCTCCGACGTGGCCTTCCTTGCCTTTGTCGAGGTCGATTTCGCTCACGTAACAATCGAATCTCATCCAAAGTATTTTCGACGTTACCCATCCTCTGTTCTAACGCATCAGCTCTTGCAGCTTCCATTATTGATGATAAAGATCAACAACAACcaaagctctgataccaaattgATAGGATCAATATTGTATTGCTAACACAAATCACAAAACAGCAGACAAATAGGGAAAActggtatatttatttttagtaatatAAATAGCTGAAGTTCATATGGGATTCAGCCAACTATTACAGAgatgaaagaaaaggaaaaaaacgaTAAAGACTGTAAAAGGTAGGTAAGGCAATTCGAGAAGCCTTGGATCTCCCAAAGCAGTAACAATACTGACAAAATATCTGAATGATTATTCCCATCGTAAACTCTATAATTATAGCATCTAAattctattttctctctctgCCACCTGGCATAGTCATCCAAAACCCACTGAGTTTGTTGCCATCATTTAGGAGTGATTCCCTCCTCCTTTCTTATTGTGCTTACGTGTATAAACTATGTTATACTTATCAAAGGCTATCCTATATTGTCTTCATAATATTAAGCACCAAAGGAATGTAGAAAATCCATACCTTAGAAATGGCTGGATAAATTTTACCATCTTAGGTAAACGGGTCTCCGTTATGACTGCATGCAAGGGTCCTTAGTCACATTGAAGCAGGTCATAGTCTCTTCCTTTGCTTGATTCCCATCAAAAGTTTTAAGCTTTAAGTAAAGTTTGTCGCAACATGAGCATGTGTAGCTaccatataaataaataacttgTGATAGAGTTGTTGCAGTTGTGTCCCAACCAGCAATTACAACGCTCAAAATAAGCTCAATGACTTTTTGTCAATTGCATTGTTTTCTCCCAATCATATCAATCTTGATAATATATCATGGTTTGCCTGTTCATTAATAAAAAGAGTGATTTGTTAATATGAAAACGTAGATTTCAACCCCAATGTCAGGTTTGGATACATGATTTCGGTGACTGTTGTCAATCACAAATTGTGGAgaatagcagtttgttcaaattccactatgcTACAGAGCTATACCACTGTTGTAGTCGCTATTTGGAAACAATTCGCACTAAATAGCATATTGTGCAACAGTAGCGGTTTGGTTAAATGCAACTTCGCTATAGCACTATAGTGCTCCTGtagctgctatttgacaacactatGATACTACATGATTGTTGGGCATTCTTTTTAGCATCCTCTATCTCTGTCTTACTTCTCTGAATTACTGAGTAAGTGAACCAGTGGAAGAATTTGATGCCCGTCGTGTTTCTAagcttttatttaaaatgttctTAATATTCAAAACAAGATCATCGGAACAAAGGGCAACAGAGGCATAGATGAAGAAGCACAATAGAGGAGGGGGAGGGGGAGAACGATAGATTTACATTGCAAAACAACGAGCTGTAATTGAATTCAGTGTAACACAAGTTTACCGACAGTGCATACTTATTGAACTCTTCTTTTAAAATGAACATATACTAAACACCAATATTATTCATGAATAAAAGAATTTGTTTAGTGAAGAGTGATAAAGGAAGTTAATCAAAAGTTAAACTTACTATCTCTATATACACCAAAAGCACAAAATTTACGtgttatcatcatcattttatcATATAAATAATACCTGGAGattaggaaaatatgaatatttattaaATGCAATTCAAAAGATGAAATAATCAATAcattatataccaaaaaaaaaaaaactgaaggAGCCCCCCCAGTAAAAACATTTGTAAGTTGTAGCCAGTGGAGCTGGAGTCTAATGTCAAGTACTAGAGAAAGGCtttaattgatagtgggtaaaGAATGAGATGGATTCTACAACAGTTTTACCTTTTGCCGCATCAATTACCTACCACGCAGGTGGTCGGAGCCCTTGTTGAACTTTCTTTCCATCATTCATCTTTAAATTCATCGAATATAGTAGTTAGGAGAAATTTCGAGCTAAATTAGCTTCAACATTCATTCAATTAGTTGAGGATGTATTAGTAAGCTATGTTTTGTGAGAAGAATCTACCAATAGCGTGCTTGACATACTTTTGCACCCACAGCATAGTGCAAGACCCTTTATCATTATGCATTGCAGTTCAGACTGTGTGGTCTTTCATAGTATCAATTCCGGTGTAAGCATTGTTTTCACAAGAAACTGTGCAGTTTGAGCTAAATGCAAATCAATATGGAAACACGAAAAATGAAAGGCTTGTAATAATTCTTCAATCTGCGTGTCCTTTCTGAAGATAAAATAAGCTGGTAAATATATTCAGAATATGTGAATGATGAATTACAGCCAAGCACAGGACAGGACACTAATGTTCAGATTTTATCAAACTCAAAAGTTGATGATTTTATCCATAAGAACTCTAAATGTCCACTGAATGTATATGTCCCACCTTCAAAAGGGAAGAAGGTGTTTCAGGCAACAAGGTCAACTTCATCTCGTTCTGGGGAAACCACGTCTAATCTCATCATGCTCCTATATTGATCAGGAACGGGAGCCCCAGCATGCACACAGAGTTCCACGACAGCAGGAGCCTTGCCATAATATCTCTTCAGATTGTTATTCAGAGCAGGGCCATTCAGATCCTCAACATGCCAGACATAATTCGGATCAACAATATCATCTAATGTTGCTTGTTGCCATGCGTGTAAACCATTCCGAGACTGATGCTTTGAAGCCTTGCACATTCTCAACTTATGCCCCTTAGGACCAACCTGAACCTCAGGACAATATCCACAAGTATTCACAACATACTTCTCCATGATCTTCTTTGCACCTGACATCATCTCAAACCATGAGGCCAATGTAAGTTTACTTAAATCCCTTACTTTGTTTCTTTCCTCATCATTCAACTGATCCATATGGCTTATTCGGTTCTCAACTAGATTTTGGATCTTCTCTACAGGTTCTATCAACATAGAGGATGAATCAATTAAAGGATTAACATTTTGAAAAGAACATTTTCTTTCGCTTTCATTCTCTTCCGCAACGGATTCAAAATCAGCTATTCTTCCTTCGATACAATATACAGGTTTGGTTCTCCTCTTCGTGGGATATTTTTCAAGGTTTAGACCCGCTTGTATACAGAGTTCAACTATGGCAGGGATACGAGGAACACTAAATCTCTCGTCATGCCCAACCCTCGGTTTGCCAACACGGTCATAGAGATGAAAACATTTTGGGAAACGAAACACATCTCGAACACCTCCCCTTTTCCAAACATGAGTTGCACTCCGCAGCCAACTGTTTGGTCCAGTACATGTTCGAATTTCATGACCCACATAACCAATGTGAACTTCATTACAAAGCCTGATAAGTTGAAACCATTAAACATGAAGCCAACAACTATAAGACAATGCAACTTGTTGTATTTCCACTCCAAAAACAGTAGAAATCCCAGAACAATGACACAAAAAACAACCACTTAAAAAATCAAACGTTTGCGAAGAATACTCAGAACtcatttgtttaatttaaaaatCACACCGAAGCATATTTGGCTCCTCGTAAAACTAGTCTATGTACTTTAAGAAAAGTGGCATAAGGTGGAACGTCAAAACTCTATTTCCCCATTCCAAACTTTGGTTGTTTAATTAAGGTATTTGCAACTAGAAAAGGAGGTGGCATTTAGCATGGAAAAGTGGAATTTAGCATAGGAATCACTTAACTGGTGTCTATAAGCACCAAAATAACCCTATTATAATCATGAAATTGTTTAAAAATACCTCTAAATATCTCATAAATAATcttataaaaagtaaataatgtTAATAATATTTAGGGGTATATTTGGATGAACAATGTCACATATGTCTTCAATTTCTAATTCTAAAACACAGAAAGTTTTGCAACAAAACTAAAATGTTTCACAAACCAATTTAAgacatatttttcatatttcctATATGAATCTAACATTAACATTTATATTTGATATCTTTATTGAGAATTGAATTGTTTAGGAGGATACTAAACATAAATTTGTTTCTTATGCAATTGTCCATGCCACTTAATTTCTTGATTAGCATCAATTTCAACTTCAGAATTCAAAAGCAAACAATCAAATATTCACATGAGATAAAGAGGGTGCCTACTCGCAGCGTAGAACAGGAATGACTCGGACGAGTTGACTCAAA encodes:
- the LOC123921276 gene encoding APO protein 3, mitochondrial, whose protein sequence is MGAAALGIGSSLRRCSATSISRRSAGDMRTTVIFSQLSILNRLSHRLNSSLSLTSNTMPAAEDPDDGFPYSDVPNPSRIKSERKPYVTPMKILIARAKAEKEARKAQPCRVLEEPPENGLLVPELVEVAHRVYRARGHLLSGLSQLVRVIPVLRCELCNEVHIGYVGHEIRTCTGPNSWLRSATHVWKRGGVRDVFRFPKCFHLYDRVGKPRVGHDERFSVPRIPAIVELCIQAGLNLEKYPTKRRTKPVYCIEGRIADFESVAEENESERKCSFQNVNPLIDSSSMLIEPVEKIQNLVENRISHMDQLNDEERNKVRDLSKLTLASWFEMMSGAKKIMEKYVVNTCGYCPEVQVGPKGHKLRMCKASKHQSRNGLHAWQQATLDDIVDPNYVWHVEDLNGPALNNNLKRYYGKAPAVVELCVHAGAPVPDQYRSMMRLDVVSPERDEVDLVA